The Algiphilus sp. genomic sequence AGACGATGCCGGTGACGCGGTCGGCGGTCATCGGGATGAAGGGCAGCCGGACGCCGGCATGGATGGTGAAGTAGTCGACGCCCTGCTCGGCCTGCTCGATGAGCGTGTCGCGGAAGATCTCCCAGGTCAGCGCCTCGGCCTTGCCGTCCACCTTCTCCAGCGCCTGGTAGATGGGCACGGTGCCGATGGGCACCTGCGAATTGCGGATGATCCACTCGCGGGTCTCGTGGATGTGCTTGCCGGTGGAGAGGTCCATGACGGTGTCGGCGCCCCAGCGCGTCGACCAGACCATCTTCTCGACCTCCTCGGCGATGGAGCTGGTGACCGCCGAGTTGCCGATGTTGGCGTTGACCTTCACGCGGAAGTTGCGGCCGATGATCATCGGCTCGGATTCCGGGTGATTGAGGTTGTTGGGCAGGATGGCGCGGCCGGCGGCAATCTCGTCGCGCACGAACTCGGGCGTGACCTCGTCCGGCAGCTGCGCGCCGAAGGCCTCACCCTTGTGCATGCGGCGCAGGTAGCCGGCCTGCCGGTAGCTTTCGCGCAGCTCCTGCAGGCGCGCGTTCTCGCGCGCCGCCACGAAGATCATCTCGGGCGTGACCATGCCGCGCCGCGCGTAGTGCATCTGCGTGACGTTGGCGCCGGCGCGCGCGCGCCGCGGCGGGCGCACCGCGCTGAAGCGCAGGGTCTCGGTGAGCGGATCGCCCGCCCGGATGCGGCCGTACAGCGAGCTGGGCCCCGTCAGCGCCTCGCTGTCGCCGCGCGCGGCGATCCATTCGGCACGCAGCGGCGGCAGGCCGGCGCGCAGATCGACGGCGGCATCCGGGTCGGTGTACGGCCCGGAGGTGTCATAGACGGTGATCGGCGCATTGGGCGTCAATCCGTCCTCGGTGCGCGTCGGCGAGCAGGCGATCTCGCGCATCGGCACGCGCACGCCGTCTCCGGCGGGTACGTAGATGCGGCGACTGGCGGGGAACGGTCGACACACCTCCGCCTGGAGGCGGACGGCTTCGTCGGCGGTGGTGGTGGCGCTGGCGCCCATGGCGGCCTCCTGGTTACGGACGGACGGAGGCAGCCGCGCACGCCGGACGCGCGCTTCGCCTTCCCTCCGCCGGCATGATCCGGTTCAGGTACGAGGGGACTCTCTCAGCCCGATGTCGGTCGGGCACCCCCGGCGTGGCACCAAGCATAGCGCCGCGCCCGCCCCCGGGTGCAAGCCGGGGCGCCGGATCAGGGCGCGCGCACGGTCAGCGAAGCGCGGTGCCCGTCGACGTCGAGTGATACCGGCGCCTCCGCGCTGCCCAGCATGAGGCTGTCCGGACCGTCGACACGCGCGCTCAGACGATACCGGTGACCGAAGGCACCACCCTCGTCGTACGGCAGCACGAAATCGGCGTCGCGCGTACCGGCCTCGAGCGCACGCGTGAGCGAGAAGATGGGCAGTCCGGCGCCGGCACTGACCGGCACCAGCTCCACCGTCAGGGTGGCGGCACCGGACGGCGGCGATGCCAGATGCACCGTGCCGTGCACTTCCGGCGATCCCGGATCACCGCTGCACGCAGCCAGCCCGATGGCGACTCCCAGCAGCGCCCAGGATGGTATATACTTATTTCGCATATCGTTATTCGATCACGTATGTGACGGTTCTCGGGTCGATGCTCGCTTCCCGGCAGCCGCCTTCTTACAATACGCGGGTGACCGGAATGCGGTGCATGTCGGGTTCCGGCCGCGCGATTCGCAACGCGTTCGGAAGGGATATCGATGGAACTCGACCCGCTGCTGCTCTCCCGCATCCAGTTCGCCTTCGTGGTGTCCTTCCACGCCATCTTCCCGGTCTTCACCATCGGGCTGGCGGCCTACATCATGGTGCTGGAGGCCCTGCTCCTGCGCACCGGCAACCTGGTGTGGAAGCAGCTCAGCGTCTTCTGGACCCGGATATTCGCGGTGGTATTCGCGCTCGGCGTGGTGTCGGGACTGGTGATGGCCTTCCAGTTCGGCACCAACTGGAGCAACTTCTCCTACGCGTCCGCCAACTTCCTGGGACCGGTGCTCAGCTACGAGGTTGTCACCGCCTTCTTCATGGAGGCGACCTTCCTCGGCGTGCTGCTCTTCGGGCGCGACAAGGTGCCGCCGGCGGCGCATCTGTTCGCCGCCGTGATGGTGTCGCTGGGGACCTTCATCTCGTCGTTCTGGATCCTGTCGGCGAACAGCTGGATGCAGACCCCCGCCGGCTTCGAGATGCGGGATGGCGTGGTGCACCTGACCTCGTGGAGCGCAGCCATCTTCAACAGCTCGTTCCCGTACCGCTTCGCGCACATGGCGCTGGCGGCGCTGCTCACCGGCGGCTTCGTGGTGGCCGGTGTGAGCGCCTGGAATCTGGTGCGCGATCATGCCGTCGAGGCCAATCGCAAGGCGCTGTCGATGACCATGTGGATGCTGCTGATTGCTGCACCGCTGCAGCTCTTCGTCGGCGACCTGCACGGCCTCAACACGCTCGAGGAGCAGCCCACCAAGGTCGCTGCGATGGAGGGCAACTGGGAGCGTGCGCGCAACGTACCGCTGCTGCTCTTCGCGCTGCCCGACGGCGACGCCGAGACCAACCATGCCGAAATCGGGATTCCGGGCATGGCCAGCCTGATCCTCAAGCACGACGTCGACGGCATCGTTCCCGGCATCACCGATGTGCCGCGCGAGGAACGCCCACCGGTGGCATGGGTGTTCTGGAGCTTCCGCATCATGGTCGGCATCGGCATGCTCATGATCCTGGCCGCGCTGGCGGGACTGTTGCTCCGCTTCCGCGGGCGGCTGTACGACCATCGCCCCTTCCTGCAGGGCCTGCGCCTGATGGTGCCGCTGCCCTTCATCGCGGTGACCGCCGGCTGGTTCACCACCGAGATGGGGCGCGCGCCGTGGCTGATCTACGGAGTCATGACCCAGGCCGAGGGCCTCACTCCGTCGCTGACCGGAGGCATGGCGCTGTTCTCGCTGATCGGGTTCATGCTGGTCTACGCGGTCGTGTTCGTGGTCGGCAGCTACTACGTCACCCGCATCGCCGCCAAGGGGCTGGGCGATGAAGCGCCCGAGCACCCGGAATGGCAGCGGCCGAAACGCCCGCTCTCGGCGGTCGAGACACCGTTCGACGGCGACAACCTCGACTTCACGCCGCTGCGGGGGTAGCGCGATGACGTGCGCCCACCCTCCAGAGGCCTGCTACCGGCCACCGACCCTCACCCCACCGCCGGCTCTGCCGGCGGTACCCCCCTCTCCCGCGTCGCGGGAGAGGGGCATTGGTGTCGCTTCGCGACGGAGCTTGTTATGGAACTGATCGACCTCACCCTCATCTGGGCCGTCATCATCGCCGTTGGCATCATGATGTACGTGCTGATGGACGGATTCGATCTCGGCGTCGGCATCCTCTTTCCGTTCGCGCCGGACGACGCCGCACGGGACACGATGATGCAGTCGGTGGCCCCGGTCTGGGACGGCAACGAGACCTGGCTGATCCTCGGCGGCGCCGGTCTGCTGGGCGCCTTCCCGCTGGTCTACTCGGTGTTCCTGCCGGCGCTCTACATCGGCGTCTTCCTGATGCTGGCCGGCCTCATCTTCCGCGGCATCGCCTTCGAGTTCCGATTCAAGTCGAAGCGGCGCCGCAACTGGTGGAATGCCGCCTTCGCGGGTGGCTCGACGGTGGCCGCCTTCGCACAGGGTGCGGTCGTGGGCACCTATATCCAGGGTTTCGCGGTCGAGGACTTCGCCTATGTCGGCGGACCGCTGGACTGGCTGAGCCCCTTCACGGTGCTTACGGGTCTGGGCCTGGTGGTCGGCTACGCGCTGCTGGGCAGCACCTGGACCATCATGAAGACCACCGGCGCGCTGCAGCAGTGGGCCTACCGGGTCACGCCGCTGCTGCTGGCCGCGCTCATGGCCGTCTTCCTGATCGTCAGCATCTGGACGCCGATCACCGACGAGTACGTGCGCCAGCGCTGGTTCTCCGGTTTCACGCCCATCTGGCTGCTGCCGCTGGTGGCGGCCTTCCTGGCGTGGCAGCTGTGGCGCGCCGTGCAGAAGAAGCACGAGTATCTGCCCTTCATCGCCGCCCTCGGCATCTTCGGCTTCACCTACCTCGGCCTACTGGCCAGCAAGTGGCCCTATATCGTGCCGCCCGACCACACGCTGTGGGATGCCGCATCGGCGCCCGCCTCGCAGCTCTTCCTGCTCATCGGCATGCTGTTCCTCATCCCGGTGATCCTCGCCTACACGGCCTGGAACTACTGGGTGTTCCGCGGCAAGGTGTCCGGTAGCAGCCATTACTGACGGCACCGGCGCGGCGGCCACCACCTGGCTGAGGCAGCACGGCGGGCGCGCCCCGGCGACCGCCGTGCTGGCCGGGATACTGGTCGGCGTCGCCGTGATCGGCCAGGCGATGCTGCTCGCCTGGATCGTCCACCGGGCGGTGACGGGAGCACCGTCGATCGCGGACCTGCTCCCCGCGGCGCTGGCCCTCGTCGCCGTGGTGCTGACGCGGGGCGCTGCGCAATACGTCCAGGGGCGTGCGGCGTCGACCGCGGCCACCGACCGCTGCCGCGCCATCCGCGACGATCTGCTCGACCGTCTTCACGCTGCGGGACCCGCCCGGCTCGACGGCTGGCACCGCGCCGATCTGGCCAGCCGCGCGCTGCACGCGGTGGATGCGCTGACACCCTACATCGCGCACTACCTCCCGCAGCGCATACTCGCGCTCGTCGTGCCCGCGCTGATCGGCGTCACCGCGCTGCTGCACGACTGGCTGGCGGGTCTGCTGCTGCTGCTGTCCGCGCCGCTGATCCCGCTGTTCATGGCACTGGTGGGATGGGGCGCGGCGCGCCTCAGCGCACGCTTCGAAACCCGGCGCGCGCGCGCCGCGGCGGTATTCGCCGACCATGTCCGCGGCCTGCTGAGCATCCGCCTGTTCAATGCCGAGCGCGAAGCCACCGTGCGCGTGCGCGGCTTCGCGGAGCAGCTGCGCGACGATGCCATGCGCGTGCTGCGGGTCGCCTTCCTGTCATCCGCCGTGCTCGAATTCTTCGCCGCAGTAG encodes the following:
- the thiC gene encoding phosphomethylpyrimidine synthase ThiC, translated to MGASATTTADEAVRLQAEVCRPFPASRRIYVPAGDGVRVPMREIACSPTRTEDGLTPNAPITVYDTSGPYTDPDAAVDLRAGLPPLRAEWIAARGDSEALTGPSSLYGRIRAGDPLTETLRFSAVRPPRRARAGANVTQMHYARRGMVTPEMIFVAARENARLQELRESYRQAGYLRRMHKGEAFGAQLPDEVTPEFVRDEIAAGRAILPNNLNHPESEPMIIGRNFRVKVNANIGNSAVTSSIAEEVEKMVWSTRWGADTVMDLSTGKHIHETREWIIRNSQVPIGTVPIYQALEKVDGKAEALTWEIFRDTLIEQAEQGVDYFTIHAGVRLPFIPMTADRVTGIVSRGGSIMAKWCLAHHAESFLYTRFEEICAIMKAYDVAFSLGDGLRPGCIADANDEAQFAELRTLGELTKIAWEHDVQVMIEGPGHVPMHMIRENMTEQLQHCFEAPFYTLGPLTTDIAPGYDHITSAIGAANIGWYGTAMLCYVTPKEHLGLPDKDDVREGIVTYKLAAHAADLAKGHPGAQVRDNALSKARFEFRWEDQFNLSLDPDKARDFHDQTLPQEGAKLAHFCSMCGPHFCSMQITQEVREYARRQGLDEKEALDKGMAEKAEEFADTGNALYRKV
- a CDS encoding cytochrome ubiquinol oxidase subunit I, with translation MELDPLLLSRIQFAFVVSFHAIFPVFTIGLAAYIMVLEALLLRTGNLVWKQLSVFWTRIFAVVFALGVVSGLVMAFQFGTNWSNFSYASANFLGPVLSYEVVTAFFMEATFLGVLLFGRDKVPPAAHLFAAVMVSLGTFISSFWILSANSWMQTPAGFEMRDGVVHLTSWSAAIFNSSFPYRFAHMALAALLTGGFVVAGVSAWNLVRDHAVEANRKALSMTMWMLLIAAPLQLFVGDLHGLNTLEEQPTKVAAMEGNWERARNVPLLLFALPDGDAETNHAEIGIPGMASLILKHDVDGIVPGITDVPREERPPVAWVFWSFRIMVGIGMLMILAALAGLLLRFRGRLYDHRPFLQGLRLMVPLPFIAVTAGWFTTEMGRAPWLIYGVMTQAEGLTPSLTGGMALFSLIGFMLVYAVVFVVGSYYVTRIAAKGLGDEAPEHPEWQRPKRPLSAVETPFDGDNLDFTPLRG
- the cydB gene encoding cytochrome d ubiquinol oxidase subunit II; translation: MELIDLTLIWAVIIAVGIMMYVLMDGFDLGVGILFPFAPDDAARDTMMQSVAPVWDGNETWLILGGAGLLGAFPLVYSVFLPALYIGVFLMLAGLIFRGIAFEFRFKSKRRRNWWNAAFAGGSTVAAFAQGAVVGTYIQGFAVEDFAYVGGPLDWLSPFTVLTGLGLVVGYALLGSTWTIMKTTGALQQWAYRVTPLLLAALMAVFLIVSIWTPITDEYVRQRWFSGFTPIWLLPLVAAFLAWQLWRAVQKKHEYLPFIAALGIFGFTYLGLLASKWPYIVPPDHTLWDAASAPASQLFLLIGMLFLIPVILAYTAWNYWVFRGKVSGSSHY